TATGCGACAATTTGGCTTTGGATTTCTCCCCTCGTGACACCGATAATATGGTCACGGGTAACCCATAGACAGGCAGAAGTATACTCACGTTTGGGGTCGGCGGACGACTCGACGGACAGAACGGCGTTCGGGAGCAGTGCCGCGGCCAACAGCAGCAGGGCGGTGGCCGGCGACCGGACCGACGGCGGTCGGCCGAGTGACACCACGGCGGGATGCATCTGGGACGACGGCGTCTCGGGGTTTCCCGGTTTTCTGCTGCGGCGATCAACCCTCGGGACGGCGGCCTGTTGTATCGCGGCGACGGCGCttggactataatattattatcgttgttgTGTGTACGCGCGAGCTTGGGAGTGGTCACGACGGGACGAGCTTCTGCTGTGGGTGCGCCGGGACGGCGTGCAACGATCGCATAGTCGTCACCGTCGGGCGTGTGTGTACGACGGTATACTATATGTGCGTATAATAGCAAAGCGGGCGAGGGAGACAGAGTGACCGGGAGGGAGTGAGAGCGAGAGACAGCCCGTCGCCGGTACGAACGATACgcgtatttgtttatttattttgtaatatgtcGTTACCGTCTGGCCGGGCAATATGGACACACGGCAAACGCACCCGAAACCGGAACAACGTGTACTGGCGCGCGCGCGCTCTCGACCGTATGCCGAGGACGACGGCGGCGGTTCCATTCACTCCCACCCTGTGGTGTTATTCGCTCGCTCTATCTCGCTCAAATCTCCATCGCTCCATCACTAGTTCCCTCGCTCGTTGGCCGGTTTCCCACCGCTCCGTCGTCGCACGCGCGTTGCGactgtgaaataataataatattgtgatttcgATGTACTAATTGttcttttaaatgttaattctgtctacatagtattatatacaatatatattataagactgcacacattattattgaaaaaacagCACAATAAcgtgtcaaataaaaatacgtttaaccgagtttaaaacgatattatgttgtttggAAGAGAGAATAACTTTTACATTATGAGTGAAACGGTGTGtgtgataatttttcatttatatctataacctaaaatataatataatatacgttatacgtatttatgatGTACGGTTATACGTGTTCTTTTAAACTTGTTATAAGACTCCGATCTTCAACTTCAAAAGACGTTTCTGGTGCCAAATTGAATCGAGCTGGTTCTTTAGGGTAATGTAAAGGTAAAAAAtcctaagtttttaaaaaaagaaaatagtaaAGAAATGCGAAAAATACGGGAAAATCGGAATACTTACGAAAAACCATTCTTTGACAGAATTAACtttgttgttatttgttgtaattcaaaaatgaataaccgtAGTCCGTAgacatttgacattttaactaaaatttatatgtagtatgtacttGACAAGGCTGGGTATTAACAAGTTAAAAAGTGAAGTTGTTTAAcgagtttctttttttttcaagtaacTTCTGACTTAACGAAAAACCCAGAatgattttaacatattaactattaagcaaTAAATTCGTTGTGTCgtcaaaaattatcatttgtttataacattttgttcGTATTGTTTCATGTGACCTgtcatgtaattaattttacacgaaaaaaagaaaactaacTTATTTTTGACTAAGGtaacttacttttttttcaaattaacttataacgagttaaataaataaaaaaaagtaactttgaattttaacttaacttaCATTTTTCTGTGTTAACACTGAacgagttaaaataattagttaacttGCCCAGCCTTGGtacttgaatacattttttttttacttatgtataatagtataatatataaaaaaattttgtcagtaaaaaaaacttgataatTTAACGTTCCTCACAAGTATTGTTCTTACAGCGATTAAAAAAGCGTCTGaagtcaatttattttgtaattaaaaacaaataaaattttcaattttaatacctgaggcttgaacatttaatacaaggtttctcataaaaatccaaaagtgcgatttttttaaacacatttcaAGTTCAAACTTTTAAGAAATCAGATaggtatttaaacaaaaaataacaattttagttatattaatatagttattatacataatagttatatataatttaaaaagtattattaattggacattttttatatattaaatacaatgaaaTTGTAGGTACTACAAAATTgtcttatttaaatactatatgatTGGGCGCTGGCAATCGAGCAACCATTAGTAAGGGAAGTGCGAattgataatatcataaatatattataaataacgttaatttggccttttaattttaaagtaatttacctaatagtttatatagacatgtttttaattctaaatatttgtacaaaaccactgttataacataaatagattaataacCAGGGCTCGGAAGTTCTagcaaatgcatatttttcttgGTTCGTCCTAGAACATCCAAAGTAAGATACAAATATGTTTCACACTTCTCTGATGTCATAcacgaaattttattttgctattttttgcatatttacgGTTTTTACTGCTATtttgctaaattaaaatttttagtgcTATTTTTGGGTATATTTTcccataattacatattataggagCTATTTTGCTAATTTAGAGTTATAAATGCTGTTTAtgagcatatttttaaaaactaaatttagttAACCTACCAAACAGCCGCCTACGAATATGTGAacgaaaacaaattgttttattttaaaatcgtgtCAATCACATCGTACTATCGCACTAGCATTGGATTCGTTGTATTATCGTGCTGCAGTCGTATTCCTATCAATACCTACCATCATATTCTacgaaaaacattaaaaatctgtaatattaaatatatcttaaattgcatgcttaaaaaattttgttgaaaattttattttgcatattttccaatttttagtGCTATTTATAGcgctgatattaatatttttatgggcATATTTAAgcgctaaaaattaatttttttagtgctATAACTTCCGAgccctattaataattaacaaaatattttttaattcttaggattacacatttttttgtaatatttttggtacCCGTTGTAGTGTTGAACAGCAAAAAGTCGATGCTTCTTATAGGGAATATACGTGTGCGTATCATCTAATGTTAttggataatataaaatatctacaacAAAAATCTaccaataaatgaaaaacgaaCAAATgtgctaaaatataatgtatgctttgaactattttgtacaaataaaacGTGATGAAATACGCCGAACGAAAACGCCTTGTAGGGTTATACGGAAAACGATGAATCTTAATCGCCTTATACAGAACACCGGTCTTTTTAAGATTGTAGTCTAATGCGGTTATGATTTATCTAATACTATTACTAAGTCCTCAACGACTCACATAATATTGAACATCTCGTTTATTGTACCTTTATAGTTTCACCATCGTttagtatcaaaataataaataaaacatttttaaaaataaagtataataaaaatagtatgaatgatattaaataatatttgactgcttaaatgtactatataattGACTATATCTgattggttaatttttttttttgctatcaaaatataaattatatttagccCGTAGGTCTCTAAAAAGTCACCGAACATACACTTTAACAcccaaaatatgcatttttaaataaatattttttaaatttaaaacaattttttttttttattattattatcttgaatttattttatttagttacaattattaataactttacaaCGACCTAGCATGACTAAAAcgcttctaaaaaaaaatagcgtcAGGTTAACAGCCATGCCAATGCCAtactacctataaattatgataaaaatttaaaataaatttaaattcaacaatattggttatatgaaataagaaCATAgatggataaaatattaatcaaatttattaattaattaaaatttgtatcaaAAAGTGTAAAATAGCACAATATACCGGTATATTTTTAGGGCTCTAAAAGCAATTATAcctcaaaatatgtatttaaattcaaaataaaaaactttataagacTAGTTTACTTGCTTTGTTTTAGAATGAAACGTATTTATTTCTTActcatctatttttataattatgcaaaacaaaatatataaaaatgctaCAAATCCTTTACCATAACGAAggttaattattcaaaaatgtggCGTTTGAACTGattgaaaaattttcaaatatttaaatttgatcgatagtttgaaaattattattaccaaggATTCAATATCGACCAGTTTTAAAGGAGTTAAACATAGGCAATAATTTAAGCACTTGCGTAATAAGTGGTCACTGATCATTAtgcatgatttttttgtactgTATACGACTTACCTGAGATAGTAAGAGATAGTGCAATTAGTGCATGTCAGTAAGTCAGTGTTATCAAACTGCGGttgataagtaatattttttattaaaatgtgtgtacTTTTTGTTTATCATATCTACTAACAaagctaataattattaattggaaTAGAAAATtgcaaacatataatatttaaatttgttatgaagtttatttaatatcaatcattatcactttttaaattattttttcaattttgcttaatcactatttaaattttttaaatgtttacattttataaaatcaaatataagttaaaataagagTGGAAATTAGTGGCATAATCTCAAGTCAatcttaaataaacttaagaacaagtttaaatataatacatgagtttttaaatttgtatggttagacaaaatttaaaatatagttatgtttTCATCTAAATAACTGGTCTTTATTCGTACAGAATATCAATgagttatcaataatttaaggcatttttaaaaatattatttaagccgAACAATTAGGCGTACTGTTCACTTCCGATCTAGTATCTCAATGCGAAACATAAATTTCACtagattaattaaatctaatgAATCTTGAATCGGAGATAATTAGAAAAACATGGATCTGTTTTTCAaggatgaaaaataaatataatttaagacaccttttgtgatttatatcaGACAagcattttattagaaaaaaaaatttcaaaaacacgGTTTATTCAACTACATATTTTCGACTACTGAATTTGAAACGTCGCAGGTTGACGTTTCGTTTTCTACTGGGCGGAGGTGCGGGCGTTTCATTTCTTCTCTACGTTTGTGGGGAACCAATTCTGGCACGCGTCCGACGCGATTTCGCACATggtgtaaatagtttttccgGGATTTTCATATTCTGCgcaaaaaatacacatacataaataaatgctttatacaataacttattaatgttttacacTATAACgtagtatatcatattattatttttactttgttttATTCGCTgtcaatcaaaataatatcgaaaatTTCAGTTATTAAGGGGTACATATAGGCAATTACTTCTACAAAAATACGTTTAACCGTTATAATAGTTGTGTCGGTCTGGTCGATCGTATAAATTGAGATTATTTTGGCtgtacaatttttagtttaaggAAATTTTCTACTGTTTAAGaacttttctaataaatttaaaaatagtaaggATTCATGTTGACAGccaaataacattttgaaattttttttaaatgttcgttacattatcaattaatttgttaatttacattcgaaatgtttaaagtttgtgatatttttttaagaaatcttCTGTTAAAAAAGCtgcttattatttagtacaaatgtttgtttttggtattttgatgaacaatttttgtggtttgaaaaaatatgaaaatgcgCTGCGGTCGCATTCTCTAtagtatagatatagatataggtacatggtgaaaatagatgaaaataatcaatttataaatcctTAAggtcgtatacaatatattgtacgcGTTACGGTCCaccttcaaaatatttaacgatCATTTTTGTGCTGAAAACTAAATGTTGGGTGGGACAACGCAACGTTAAACAAATAAAGGGTGACGTACCGGGATAAGAAATAGTTCGCTTTCCAAAAATGCTACCGTTGAAAGGTGGTTTCCTGAACCCGTTTGTGGAGTCCGTGGCAAACATCAACACTACCATCAGCAGGAACACGGCTACAGTACACTTGAAGTTCATGTTGAAGTTAGGCGGCGTTTCTTTGGGCTAAAAATGTCATGGTTTAATATTTGCAAcgtgataataaatatgcatatattattataaattacatacttgtattataattatttacaaaaaaatctacTATTTAGACGATTttaactaaacatttaaatattatatttaaacactaaTTCGAAGGATTTTACAGAAGAACTCCTTATATTATTGCCgttgatacaaaaatatgtagaaaataaacattacaatgCATTTCACTTAGATTgacttatattagttattacttttgaaaaatgataatattttagggagcattgtatattatatcgtacattatgtatttttaaaatatataatatttagtaataattattttacaataattaaaaatgagaaaaaagTTATTGAAACAGTATGAACTTATTTTAGCACCATTGTTACGTGTGATCTATGATCTATCTATATCAGTTATCGTTGTTACGTGTGATTTACCTATCGGtttttgttaatatgttaatttaaataattaaacaatatgaaCATTTGATTTTGTCACTTGTAATGTGTCTGTACAAAAAAtgcattgttaaaaaaaatgttaaaagcaCGTAagccagaaaaaaaaatcacgtaaTAATTTCACGTATCACACAAacgtttaacaaattattagcaattgaccattttattattttaacatttgaaccataatttttgtattatcgtTTTTGGTGGATGATATGATTGTTAAGTTTCAAAGTTTACCTATTTTAccgatagtaaattataatcacggtatttcatacatatatttaaaaacaagttttaatcGAACAACCATGACAATGGTACCCTTATTTTTACTATGcacttttttatacaaataccaATCAGATAAGTGATTATCTCAAAAATATAGTTCAATTTGAAAACACTAGATAAGTAGAAAACCTTttgaatgaatttattttactagttaCGTTTGTGCGTTTGTCGTACTttgatttatatgcattttaacacgatttatatacacagataaaatattatcataatatgtttatagcatgagcaattttaattaaatatttatctgacaacagttaacaattttaaattaattttcgtactagttaattaaataatattattattatatgttaaagaTATACGACAAATTAATGTTTCTTCTTTgctttgtaaaatttataaatttacataccaACGccctaaaattgtaatatgagCATGGAAGTGTGATTGTAATCAAGTATCTTTATAatctcaaatattataaaatatttctttaaaccGTGAATCcctgaatatttttgtattgtaatatcgatacaaataatttaaaattgaactaagttttatttttttacaaaattactcTACaggagttttttttcttattaatattctaacatCAAACATGAAGTAAtaagttatacaaattaaatgttcTAGAACAAAATCTACGGAgtacaactattataaaaacatattttaaattaaaatataaaattgttgaaaattgtatatggTTTTGtcgtttagaaatatttaaaagaaataagcTAAATACTcactattttgttttgagGAACAGAGATCTTGTCTGGTCGAGAGCTCGAGTGACTTGTTGACGTGTTGCGATGATCGGGCTCCTTTTATAGTACCTTTtcacgattattttaaatctatatacgATACCACGCATGTTCtaaattgtgttatttaattattaataccgtACAGCAATTCCCAAAACATTTACTGAACTTTATTACCAGCGCATTTCCcagatgatattattttttaaccgtGTCTAATATAATGACACCGTCTTGTGGAAACAAAtcaaaacataacataattatcataCGTGACATGGGCGtaatcaattttttctatCATAGATTCaacttaaattcaattattaacacatattcttgataaaaattaataatacactcCTGCGTCCTGCAGTCTTACATTTACTTTACCTTTATTAAACCCCATGCCATATTGTGGCTTAAATTTATGACGGtcgaatgtaatataatataataaagactATATTTGTACGTTAAATTCCACTGTggcacaaaatataatatgtattttgattggagacataatattgtaaaaataatgatctTTATCATagcgtataataaattattatttattattaaaaatgtattagtttttaatgtttagaaGTTTGAGCAAGAAGGAAGTCAGTATACATTTCTCAGTATTAAATGGTTTGTGctttttatactatacctGTGTGGCTGTGCTAAATTTTTCTAACACAAGTATTTGTAGAGCTTAATGGTAGagataggtaaatataattgtacaccagaaaattataaatatatcaaaatattgcgATCCATAGTGacttaatgtaaatttattatataaataattatacttgtttGCAGATTTTCATTATTCAACATCACAGCAACCACAGACTTTTATGACATGCAGGGCCGGCGCAAGGGCAGTGCAACCGGTGCACCTGCACAGAGTCACGCACAAATTTGGGGCCCCGcggaaaacaaataatttgtgaaattattaattcaagatTCTCACCAATGATTGCTGTTACGTTACATTGACGATTTGTACATCTGAAGTGAAAAGTTCGGTCcttcaattgtttattttcacttaGCTTATATCCCTGTATTAAAACACATCGTCTTCCTCGTTTTGTTACAAATATATCATCTATGGAGTTCATGGTAAGAATATTTACATAAGCAACTACGGCACTATATACTTGACAAGCGACTACGAACTGATTGCATTTTGTTACACTATTAATACAACTTTGAAAATTACAGATAAAtcgattttcgatattttcgtattattaaCGTCTGTGATTTCGCATTTATCGttttctactataatatttattattgtaggaAGTCCCGAATGCGGTTATTATTGTCGTGCTCGTGTAATGTATGTGACCGCtccgctttttttttttttacttagctTCACGCCACTACCGTCGCACTGGATTAAAGGTATATACagatatacagtatatacttacctatatgattttgatatatatgtatatttgtataaaaatattatgcatgtatatacatattttatatactctttaaacaaaagtatttacattttatattttttagtgccCAAACGTAGTATCTTTTTAGGGATTAAGAGTGCCCAAACGTTGTGTGGATTTTGAATACTAAACAGGTAAAAATGTCCAAACGTGCTGCACCGACGATTACAATACGTACAGCATTCGTTAAATCAGTTTCGACATTGTAATGATCTGTAATATAATTCTTGACAAAACAAATCATtactgaataaatattataatttagaaaatattacattattaatgaaaatattatattttaaactacagTTGAAATAATAGTTTGGTGATATCTTAGAGTACTTGTgtgctatatttttattaatactgtaCTGGTGATTgacataataacttattaatatacttgtaataatattatttttattgtatttatagttatagctattattgttgataaaaaataattatgggtATTTTCGTAGTGTCAGCTGTGCATGCATTGATTAACTGAAgagtataaatagattatgttgaatattgtcatgttgataatattattttgatctcATTACTTGTGTCTactgatattattgtttcatttatgaatttatgatttatctgTCATTTGCGCACACACATTACAAGTGTTGAGACacgcgaataatattataatatattaatatttttaatattcatacaacTGGCAGTCACTATAGGTAcgtaacttttttattattaatattatgatttcatttatttagtttatacaacagtaaataaatgtattgcattttaaattatttaaaaagtaaacattcttattatatttttgtatgtaatcTGGAGtgtatttatgtgtttatggcacttattaatatataatattgatgggAGAGTGGTCACCTTCATTTTATGTCAGaatgttttaaaagaataaaacaattaaattaaattaaaataataatagtatatttataatcattctaCACGTCCGGCCCAACTCGGCAAAAGGGTGCAGACAGACTACTAGATCACTGATAGACATAAGACatactaaaaaacataattattataatcgatcTCTATTGTCATTTGTCGTCGTGGTCGGTCCGAATCATCGGGCGACGCATTCTgacaacgtataataatataataaaaatagatcgaattatataaaaagtcgCCGTGCGTCGTGTAGACCACGGcgataacacaaaataatataaaaaatttttatattataatatattattttattgtatacatttattttatatatataactaaaaataaagagtaaatattaaaaattaatcgttgtgtattattttatttcaactattttgCACGGGGCCCCGCAATTTGTAGCGCCGGCCCTGATGAcatggtaataattaataacatttagcATTTTATAGTTCCTATtgcctaaaatatttactatttatacaaatattttgcaatattttaactaaaggGATAATGATGAATTGAGTCCACCAGTCCACGGATTGGGCGTTATTCCTGTCGAATTAGAAATGTTTGGGGTCCCCAAGATTAAGGGATTTAAcaccaatttaattttttctttagagtaattaaaaaatagtagcttactaaaattttaaaaacgttgaCATGTTgggacaaaaatatttgattagtgCTATAACAGTAAGAGTGCGTAAGTTAGCAAGtaagtaaacatattttgacagttttcaaaatattaaatcaagaaTTCCTTGGCTGTGTAAACAGTCCTACGTTACTGACAAGTTAgatatgtaaattgtataaaaagctAAGCTAGTAAAGgttagaaatgtatttttagttaaacatGTTGaagttatagaataataaattgtttgataatCTTCTCTTGAACGTTGTATACTTTTCACTTTTGCTAAAAGTCTAGAACGGGatcttaatagttaaaaactaaGTATATCAGTATAAAAACGTTTCAGAACATAGTAATCCTACTATTgatgtacaattaataattatacaaattataatacaatatgttatatctATGATATTATGTGGATATTATAACATAGATAGCCAATAGGTATTGTATTTAGCATAtcctatttttcatttacatcaatgttaaaaacattagtacctatatcattAATAGCTTGATTCATAGTTCAAGACCTATGTTGCTATgtcctatatttatatatttcgatttaattttctaatttttgaaatgttgtGCTTCCTATCTGTTAACACAAATATGTAGATGCCTAATGAATTGATTTTCATttacaataatgaaataatatatatatatttaacataacatttataacattgGTACCTTTTTGTATTTCTAAATAACATTgtgtatgattaataatttttatatatcttagtttaaattattgtataatattttgaagtaaaaattaaaatgattttctattcaattattgaattttggtagataatattgttgtctattgaaaaatttgaaacagAACACACTGTAGTCGAGAGATCCACTTGAAACGCTCATGtgccttataaatatttattttgtatatgtatCATGTAATAAACaatgcatacaattttatatttttcatttatttatatatcttttttactatattagtatttgGTACATttagcataaatatttatttaaacgttaCACTTCTTAAAAGGAATACTAAACTAACACCTACCTATtggttttaacataatttgatcattttttatttttataaacatttttgaagctaatatttaatttaaagtttatttattagatattaaaatttgttgtaaACATGGGCAGAACTACAGATAATTGGCtccatataatgtatacattagctaaaaacatattattttaaatgtaataaaataaattaggtataaaagCGAAGAAAATctgagaaattaattttacgtaataaatagaatagtttaaatgtttaaaatttatttagtatctgTTATTTCACATGTaagatttaagtttaaattaaaagtgatacaattttatatttataacattaataattacttaaaccagttatacctattatacatttgtattgtaataaatacgtTGGTGTTCCCTATCGCTCCCCACCCTTTCCTTAGGGTGGGATAGGTGCAAAATTACTCTCATGAGATGCCTAGTCTAATGAAAATGTCTAGTTCCGCCTatgattatataggtacttatttcaattatagaaCCCAGAACCCTGATATTTTgcgtttatattttgaatataagaatattaaactTCTACATTTTTCTCTGTAGACACCAAACaactttatgattttataaattaataaaaaaataaatattttgaatcgctattattttagtaatccaccattttatatatttttcagactaaataaatattattactcaaaaaagaaaattaattaaaatttcaagttgTCTATAAGTAATAGTATGTTCACTATATCTTTTCATAAATAAGAATACctagttcattaaaaaattgtttaaattttaaaacataattatcttGTTTATGacggaaattaaaaatatgcatttcttattataatttatttgataggtagtttatactttatactaccTAGCACCCGTAGTACCtggtaatataaattgtataaaattataagctacactatttttatcttttatgtttcta
This genomic stretch from Rhopalosiphum maidis isolate BTI-1 chromosome 3, ASM367621v3, whole genome shotgun sequence harbors:
- the LOC113558650 gene encoding neuropeptide SIFamide; its protein translation is MNFKCTVAVFLLMVVLMFATDSTNGFRKPPFNGSIFGKRTISYPEYENPGKTIYTMCEIASDACQNWFPTNVEKK